GATTAATGACCTGGATTAAAAAAATTATTGCAGGGCTGGTTCTTGCCGTGGTGGCAATCACCTTTTTCCAGGTCGTCATTTACAGGTACGTCAACCCGCCCTTCACGGTCAACATGATCTATGAAAGGACCATTGCTGCCCACAAAAAGATGCCGTTCAAGCCCAGGGCTTATGATTGGAAGGATTTAGACCAGATATCCGTATATCTGCAGCAGGCAGTGCTGGCCTCCGAAGACCAGCGCTTCATGGGCCACCATGGATTTGATTTCAGGGAAATAAAAATTGCTATAAATGATATCATTGCCCAAAAAGGGTTTAGGGGCGCATCCACCATCAGCATGCAGACGGCCCGCTCCCTTTTTCTGCCGTCAAGCCGCACATTAACCAGAAAACTT
Above is a window of uncultured Desulfobacter sp. DNA encoding:
- the mtgA gene encoding monofunctional biosynthetic peptidoglycan transglycosylase produces the protein MKKRLMTWIKKIIAGLVLAVVAITFFQVVIYRYVNPPFTVNMIYERTIAAHKKMPFKPRAYDWKDLDQISVYLQQAVLASEDQRFMGHHGFDFREIKIAINDIIAQKGFRGASTISMQTARSLFLPSSRTLTRKLAEAWYTVLIELVWNKKRILEMYLNTVDWGKANVGAQAAARAYFSRDAKNLTAEQAALLAAILPSPHKWSAVNPGPRVRQRQTRILKQMKNMPVIK